In a single window of the Coprothermobacter proteolyticus DSM 5265 genome:
- a CDS encoding PqqD family peptide modification chaperone, which yields MAKRNALDLVPVKKKHVHWVDEGEIIKLKIYRNHWYDALMHRLFKTPLEITIDLDKVGSEVWRLINGEDDIKTIGLKLKERLGDEVEPLFPRLVTFVTYLYNGNLIYYKKPDLKDKESL from the coding sequence TTGGCGAAGAGGAATGCGCTGGATCTTGTGCCTGTGAAAAAAAAGCACGTCCATTGGGTTGACGAAGGAGAAATTATTAAACTAAAGATATATAGAAATCACTGGTATGATGCTTTAATGCACAGACTATTTAAAACGCCTCTAGAGATTACCATTGATCTGGACAAAGTTGGCTCTGAAGTCTGGCGATTGATTAATGGGGAAGATGATATAAAGACGATAGGGCTCAAGCTTAAAGAGCGTCTAGGAGATGAAGTTGAGCCTCTGTTTCCACGGCTGGTTACATTCGTTACTTATCTGTACAATGGCAACCTGATATATTACAAAAAACCCGATTTAAAGGATAAAGAGAGCCTATGA
- a CDS encoding YHS domain-containing protein, giving the protein MKHIDPVCGMVVKEETAKGTYEYKGTTYYFCSESCLNAFKADPEKYLKEGPMGHMPQEEK; this is encoded by the coding sequence ATGAAGCACATCGACCCCGTTTGCGGTATGGTAGTCAAAGAGGAAACTGCAAAAGGCACCTATGAGTACAAAGGAACCACATACTACTTCTGTTCCGAGTCGTGCTTGAATGCTTTTAAAGCTGACCCAGAAAAGTACCTAAAAGAAGGACCCATGGGACACATGCCACAGGAAGAAAAATAG
- a CDS encoding XapX domain-containing protein — translation MVETLLATIVGFSVGFLFAFLKLPVPAPATLSGVMGIVGIFLGFVAAKALLGR, via the coding sequence TTGGTTGAGACTCTATTGGCTACCATTGTCGGGTTCTCGGTAGGGTTCTTGTTTGCATTTCTGAAATTGCCGGTTCCTGCCCCGGCTACCCTGTCTGGCGTAATGGGTATTGTGGGTATTTTTTTGGGATTTGTAGCAGCAAAAGCCTTACTTGGACGTTAG
- a CDS encoding metal-sulfur cluster assembly factor — MEVYVVEFKPLYKQDAKSEEEKKVLEALEGVIDPEIGFDVVNLGLIYGLEVTDQSVNVKMTMTFAGCPLMDYMVSQVREVLKSLAIRPEVNVDLVFEPAWTPEFINPAIMNPEAAK; from the coding sequence ATGGAGGTGTACGTAGTGGAGTTTAAACCATTATATAAACAGGATGCTAAAAGTGAAGAAGAAAAGAAGGTTCTTGAGGCACTAGAAGGAGTCATAGATCCTGAAATTGGCTTTGATGTGGTTAATCTTGGCCTGATCTATGGCTTGGAAGTAACCGACCAAAGTGTCAATGTGAAAATGACTATGACTTTTGCAGGATGCCCCTTAATGGATTACATGGTTTCGCAGGTTAGAGAAGTACTAAAGTCTTTAGCTATAAGGCCTGAGGTTAATGTGGATTTGGTTTTTGAACCTGCATGGACACCAGAATTCATTAATCCAGCTATTATGAATCCAGAGGCTGCTAAATAG
- a CDS encoding fumarylacetoacetate hydrolase family protein, with protein sequence MRLLRLKGLSNVCFSWEEGEAAVSGLNGVNWKRFSYEDLDAPIIPSKAVCVGLNYRSHIEEMGEKLPEEPTLFLKPRTAVIGPNDSILLPPQSKRVDYEGELAVVIKDRTYWVSEEEAHKHVLGYTIANDVTARDLQSKDGQWTRAKSFDTFLPLGPWIETDVDPMNLRLRTLVNGQVRQEGNTADLIFDVFYLVSFVSKIMTLEAGDIILTGTPSGVGPLSAGDEVVVEIEGIGRLVNGVKPMEIVGNDR encoded by the coding sequence ATGCGACTCCTAAGATTAAAAGGGCTGAGCAATGTTTGTTTTTCCTGGGAAGAAGGAGAAGCAGCTGTATCCGGTTTAAATGGTGTGAACTGGAAGAGGTTCAGCTATGAAGATCTGGATGCGCCAATAATCCCAAGTAAAGCCGTTTGTGTGGGGCTGAATTACAGAAGCCACATAGAAGAAATGGGTGAAAAGCTCCCTGAAGAGCCTACATTGTTCTTAAAACCGCGTACGGCCGTGATAGGGCCAAATGACAGTATCTTACTGCCCCCTCAATCAAAACGTGTAGATTATGAAGGGGAGCTCGCAGTAGTCATCAAAGATCGTACGTATTGGGTAAGCGAAGAGGAAGCGCATAAACATGTGCTAGGTTACACCATTGCCAATGATGTTACTGCACGAGATCTTCAGAGCAAGGATGGTCAGTGGACTAGAGCCAAATCATTTGATACGTTTTTGCCTTTGGGGCCCTGGATTGAAACTGATGTGGACCCAATGAATCTTCGCCTCAGGACGCTAGTAAATGGGCAAGTACGTCAAGAGGGAAACACAGCTGACTTAATTTTCGATGTATTCTATCTTGTCAGTTTCGTTTCAAAGATAATGACCCTGGAAGCTGGCGATATCATACTCACTGGAACACCTTCGGGAGTAGGTCCTTTAAGTGCAGGAGACGAAGTGGTGGTAGAAATAGAAGGCATTGGAAGACTGGTTAATGGGGTTAAACCCATGGAGATAGTAGGCAATGACAGATAA
- a CDS encoding hemolysin family protein produces the protein MNVVVVLLFLVLINAYFAATEISVVSTDKDDIEEALGPRAESGLVKKLLDDPTFFFSSVQIGVTLAGFLMSSFSALDWVGPFSEALSRLGIPNSSTLAAVLITAFVSFISIIFGELIPKSLAVRYRDYFAPWALVNLARTLYILYPFVWFLSVIQKAVLNMVGVGSLEYTKVVTDEELLRIVERGRSEGQFLQEEEEMIKSVLEFSDTTVREIMTPRLAVFWLDKNVGVNEALQLMLDSGYSRALLCDGSLDNVLGVIHIKDLMKLHVQGDSEGSLESIKRDVLFVPETEMINEVFFQMRRLRNHLAVVVDEYGAVAGVVSLEDILEELVGEIRDEYDQEEEPIRIVEKSENYVKAIVLGHVSLGDVNDVLDLDLEAEEVDTIAGFVLLQLQHFPEVGEKFRLDGTKFTVLSVTNKRIDKVLIEREISEEDQPS, from the coding sequence ATGAATGTGGTTGTGGTGTTACTCTTTTTAGTCCTAATAAATGCCTATTTCGCTGCCACTGAGATCTCCGTTGTTTCCACTGATAAAGATGACATTGAAGAGGCATTAGGGCCTAGAGCTGAAAGTGGTCTTGTTAAGAAGTTGTTGGACGATCCTACGTTCTTTTTCTCCTCTGTACAGATTGGTGTAACGTTAGCTGGATTCCTTATGTCGTCCTTCTCTGCTTTGGACTGGGTTGGCCCATTTAGTGAAGCCTTAAGCAGACTAGGTATTCCCAATAGTTCCACATTGGCAGCAGTACTTATCACGGCCTTTGTTTCTTTTATATCTATCATATTCGGTGAACTCATACCAAAATCGCTTGCGGTTAGGTACAGAGACTACTTTGCCCCATGGGCATTAGTTAACTTGGCAAGAACACTTTATATTCTCTATCCTTTTGTATGGTTCTTATCTGTCATACAAAAAGCCGTCTTGAATATGGTTGGTGTGGGAAGTTTAGAATACACCAAGGTCGTTACTGATGAAGAATTGCTAAGAATAGTTGAAAGAGGTAGGTCTGAAGGGCAGTTTCTTCAAGAAGAGGAGGAAATGATTAAGTCGGTACTGGAGTTCAGCGATACTACTGTGCGAGAAATCATGACTCCTCGACTCGCTGTTTTCTGGCTGGACAAGAATGTGGGTGTTAACGAAGCACTTCAACTAATGTTGGACTCTGGCTACTCAAGGGCACTGCTATGTGATGGTTCTTTGGATAACGTTCTTGGAGTCATTCATATTAAAGACTTAATGAAACTACATGTTCAAGGTGATAGTGAAGGAAGCTTGGAAAGCATAAAGAGAGATGTTCTTTTTGTTCCTGAGACAGAGATGATCAACGAGGTTTTCTTCCAAATGAGGCGTTTACGCAACCATTTAGCCGTGGTAGTAGATGAATATGGTGCAGTTGCCGGTGTTGTGAGCTTGGAAGATATCTTGGAAGAGCTCGTGGGTGAAATACGCGATGAGTATGATCAAGAAGAAGAACCCATCCGCATTGTGGAAAAGTCTGAAAACTACGTGAAAGCCATAGTGCTCGGTCATGTTTCATTGGGAGATGTAAATGATGTGTTGGACCTTGATCTTGAAGCAGAAGAGGTAGACACTATCGCTGGATTTGTTCTACTTCAACTTCAGCATTTCCCTGAGGTTGGAGAAAAGTTTCGGCTAGACGGGACAAAGTTTACAGTGCTTTCCGTTACTAACAAGCGCATTGACAAAGTGCTTATCGAACGGGAAATTTCGGAAGAAGATCAGCCTTCTTAA
- the cuyB gene encoding cysteate racemase — protein sequence MAQDKVKIGIIGGMGPEATLDLFRKILRNTPANKDQDHLHLIIDNNTSIPDRTDYILGKGENPLPFILESARLLESAGVNAICMACNTAHIFESDIKAHIHVDFISIVDSVLNELKGTFSQAKSIGLAGTMGVFSSHLYDEPLMQRGYKLILPTNELQEELMKVIYSIKQGCIKEVIDKAEELLQWYKDQKADVLIMACTELPLVLDYLVPPIPVVDSTEALAKSVVRYALKGFVKLPN from the coding sequence ATGGCTCAAGACAAAGTTAAAATCGGCATCATTGGTGGTATGGGCCCAGAAGCGACCTTGGATTTATTTAGAAAGATTTTGCGGAATACGCCTGCTAACAAAGACCAAGATCACCTACACCTAATCATTGATAATAATACGTCCATACCAGACAGAACTGACTACATTCTTGGCAAGGGAGAAAACCCCTTGCCTTTTATTTTAGAGTCAGCACGCCTTTTGGAATCAGCAGGAGTAAATGCTATTTGTATGGCTTGCAACACTGCTCACATTTTTGAAAGCGACATCAAAGCTCACATTCATGTAGACTTCATAAGCATTGTAGACAGTGTATTGAATGAACTAAAGGGGACATTTTCGCAAGCTAAATCGATAGGTTTAGCTGGTACCATGGGTGTTTTTTCATCGCATCTGTACGATGAACCACTCATGCAGAGAGGGTACAAGCTAATTCTGCCCACAAATGAGTTACAAGAAGAGCTCATGAAGGTGATTTATTCCATAAAGCAGGGATGTATAAAAGAGGTTATTGACAAAGCAGAAGAACTTCTGCAGTGGTACAAAGATCAAAAAGCTGACGTGCTTATAATGGCATGTACTGAACTGCCTTTAGTTCTAGACTACTTGGTGCCTCCCATTCCGGTGGTAGACTCCACTGAGGCGCTAGCGAAAAGTGTTGTTAGGTACGCTTTAAAAGGCTTTGTAAAACTACCCAATTAA
- a CDS encoding heavy metal translocating P-type ATPase, giving the protein MAKKKAVVEVRGMSCASCVNTVKTAIAHTPGVVSVEVNLATDQAFIEYEEEKVDLVEIAKNVSKVGYALDIEQAKTNEELQRIKEQFIASTLFMVPVTILMVMHMSGIMFPNMELLQLILSALAVATAGQETVSRAFKALFHGQWTMDVLVASGIVMAVLSGAISLVYPSVYSFASVGAMILFFNLLGKYLESSAKKRAAKSIRALLDLRPQTARIIVDGIEVEIPVQQLDPGDIMVVRPGERIPTDGILLEGECYVDESMISGESMPVQKNIGDSVIGGSINLGSPIKVKATRVGEDTFLSHLIDLVQQAQAARMPIQDNLDKVIAIFVPAVISLAVFTFIFWLAFPGLAANVNNYLSSILPWVPKGLTGFSLAAFASIATLVIACPCALGLATPTAVIVASGLAAKHGAYFKDGSAFQRLASVNTVVFDKTGTLTTGKPTVRRIVAFEENAEQLMYSMAKQSQHPLSRAIVAYFEENKKMDSALQLENVKETPGLGVLATFSGKTYSLGKPKRRQDVQQFIDPTDSTVALYDETDQVLLAVCALYDPVREDAAMAIEELKAMGIEPVLLSGDREEVVKAVATAVGIKTFKANALPEDKLDFIKRLKAEQPESIIAMVGDGINDAPALRLADVGIAMGSGTDVAIESGDVVIYKTDIGTIVKTVKIAKATAKKISQNLFWAFFYNLLALPLAMMGAIHPVIAEIAMAFSSVNVVTNSLRLNRIKL; this is encoded by the coding sequence ATGGCAAAAAAGAAAGCGGTAGTAGAAGTAAGAGGAATGTCTTGCGCTTCCTGCGTTAATACAGTCAAGACAGCCATTGCACATACACCAGGTGTTGTCAGTGTAGAGGTGAATTTAGCCACTGATCAAGCCTTTATCGAATACGAAGAAGAAAAGGTGGACTTAGTTGAGATTGCCAAAAACGTGTCAAAGGTTGGTTACGCACTAGATATTGAGCAGGCAAAAACCAACGAGGAGTTGCAGCGTATAAAAGAGCAATTCATTGCCTCAACGTTATTCATGGTTCCCGTGACCATTCTCATGGTCATGCATATGAGTGGCATCATGTTCCCAAACATGGAACTACTTCAGCTTATTCTTTCTGCTTTGGCTGTGGCTACAGCTGGTCAGGAGACCGTATCAAGAGCCTTCAAAGCTCTGTTCCATGGACAATGGACCATGGATGTTCTGGTAGCTTCTGGCATTGTCATGGCAGTGCTATCGGGAGCTATAAGTTTAGTCTATCCATCGGTATACAGCTTTGCGTCTGTGGGAGCAATGATATTGTTCTTTAATTTGCTGGGCAAATACTTAGAAAGCTCAGCAAAGAAACGTGCTGCAAAATCCATAAGGGCGTTATTGGATCTTAGGCCACAAACTGCACGCATTATCGTGGACGGTATAGAAGTAGAGATACCTGTTCAACAACTAGACCCAGGAGACATTATGGTAGTAAGGCCTGGCGAACGCATACCCACTGATGGCATTCTTTTGGAGGGCGAATGCTACGTTGATGAATCTATGATTAGTGGCGAATCCATGCCAGTGCAAAAAAACATAGGTGATAGTGTCATAGGGGGAAGTATAAACCTGGGGAGCCCCATAAAGGTAAAAGCAACAAGAGTTGGAGAGGACACATTTCTTAGCCACCTAATAGATCTAGTACAGCAAGCGCAGGCTGCTCGCATGCCCATACAAGATAACCTGGATAAGGTTATAGCGATTTTTGTGCCTGCTGTGATTTCCTTAGCGGTTTTCACCTTTATATTCTGGCTTGCCTTCCCAGGGCTTGCTGCTAACGTTAATAATTACCTTTCCTCAATCTTACCTTGGGTCCCCAAAGGACTTACTGGATTCTCCTTGGCAGCTTTCGCCTCAATAGCCACTCTAGTGATCGCCTGTCCATGCGCCTTGGGTTTAGCTACGCCCACAGCTGTCATAGTTGCTTCTGGCTTAGCAGCTAAGCACGGTGCTTACTTCAAAGACGGATCAGCTTTCCAGCGACTGGCATCTGTGAACACTGTTGTTTTCGACAAAACCGGTACGTTAACAACCGGTAAACCCACAGTGAGAAGAATAGTAGCGTTTGAAGAAAACGCGGAGCAACTTATGTACAGTATGGCAAAGCAGTCACAACACCCACTATCCAGAGCCATAGTTGCTTACTTCGAAGAGAACAAGAAGATGGACTCAGCTCTACAGCTAGAGAATGTTAAAGAGACTCCAGGATTGGGTGTTCTAGCAACGTTCAGTGGCAAAACCTATTCATTAGGTAAGCCTAAAAGAAGACAAGACGTTCAGCAGTTCATAGACCCAACAGATAGCACGGTGGCACTTTACGATGAAACTGATCAAGTTTTATTAGCCGTTTGTGCACTTTATGATCCTGTGAGGGAAGATGCTGCCATGGCCATAGAAGAACTAAAAGCGATGGGTATCGAACCTGTACTTTTGAGCGGAGATAGAGAAGAGGTTGTGAAAGCCGTAGCTACTGCAGTTGGTATAAAAACGTTCAAAGCGAACGCACTACCAGAGGACAAACTAGACTTCATAAAACGTCTAAAGGCAGAACAGCCCGAAAGCATCATAGCTATGGTAGGAGACGGCATAAACGACGCGCCCGCTTTGAGACTTGCCGATGTAGGCATTGCCATGGGGAGCGGAACCGACGTAGCTATTGAATCTGGTGATGTAGTTATTTACAAGACCGACATAGGAACCATTGTAAAGACTGTGAAAATAGCCAAGGCCACAGCGAAAAAGATCTCACAAAATCTGTTCTGGGCGTTCTTTTACAATCTCCTTGCTTTGCCCTTGGCAATGATGGGAGCTATCCATCCAGTAATAGCTGAAATTGCCATGGCCTTCAGTTCAGTAAATGTGGTGACCAACTCGCTCAGACTAAATCGTATTAAACTTTAG
- the mnmA gene encoding tRNA 2-thiouridine(34) synthase MnmA: protein MKIAVGLSGGIDSTVSLLRLKEEGHHVTAVFLNMLPEGEYQEKTCCSVDSQLLAKRVAMNQGVPFEVWDLTETFQKHVINIFKAMVKKGLTPNPCVFCNRCVKIGAFVELAMQKGFDAVATGHYARQREGNLYKAIDSWKDQSYMLALVEKQVLAKVLFPLGELTREEVISYAHSHGIKHVPRSSQDICFMPHGGMEQFITQNISEVTKPGPIIFRGHIIGEHRGYPYYTVGQRRGLGVAHREPLYVKKIDPISNTVHVGTSEELFSEHMTVVMMNQFSALTRQVEIKIRYRAHSVPAFVEQSNEPILSVRFSQPVRAITPGQIAVAYEGDKVQWAGIILNARTTKE, encoded by the coding sequence ATGAAAATTGCAGTAGGACTATCAGGTGGCATCGATTCCACCGTAAGCTTACTACGCCTCAAGGAAGAAGGCCACCATGTGACAGCTGTTTTCTTAAATATGTTACCAGAGGGAGAATACCAGGAAAAAACCTGCTGCTCTGTGGACAGCCAGTTACTAGCCAAACGTGTCGCTATGAACCAAGGCGTTCCTTTTGAGGTCTGGGATCTAACGGAAACCTTCCAGAAACACGTAATTAACATATTTAAAGCCATGGTGAAAAAAGGTCTTACCCCAAACCCCTGTGTGTTCTGCAATCGCTGTGTAAAAATCGGTGCTTTTGTAGAACTAGCCATGCAAAAAGGCTTTGATGCTGTAGCGACTGGTCATTATGCTCGTCAAAGAGAGGGAAACCTTTACAAGGCAATAGACTCGTGGAAAGATCAATCCTATATGCTTGCACTTGTAGAAAAGCAGGTTTTGGCAAAGGTCTTGTTCCCATTAGGCGAACTGACGCGCGAAGAAGTGATAAGCTACGCTCACTCACATGGGATAAAGCACGTCCCAAGAAGCAGCCAAGACATATGCTTCATGCCTCACGGAGGCATGGAACAATTCATAACGCAGAATATCAGTGAAGTAACAAAGCCGGGACCCATAATCTTTCGTGGTCACATCATAGGAGAACACAGGGGTTACCCTTATTACACTGTGGGGCAACGACGTGGCTTAGGCGTTGCTCACAGAGAGCCACTCTATGTTAAAAAGATAGATCCTATCAGTAACACCGTTCACGTAGGAACGTCCGAAGAGCTTTTCTCCGAACATATGACCGTGGTAATGATGAATCAATTCTCTGCACTTACCCGGCAAGTTGAAATAAAAATCCGATACAGAGCACATTCTGTACCAGCTTTCGTAGAGCAGAGTAATGAACCCATCCTAAGCGTAAGATTCAGTCAACCAGTAAGGGCTATAACCCCTGGCCAGATTGCTGTGGCTTACGAGGGTGATAAAGTCCAATGGGCAGGTATCATATTGAATGCACGCACTACTAAAGAGTGA
- a CDS encoding OPT family oligopeptide transporter, whose translation MEKRGLPEGAYGVKPGQTYVPYVPAEKVMPEFTVYSIVLGVILSVIFGAANAYLGLKVGMTISASIPAAVISMAITRGLLHRNSILENMTVENVASAGESLAAGAIFTLPALFMWGLNPSPWVMGALTFIGGTLGVLFMVPLRRYLIVGQHGVLPYPEGVACAEVLVAGEEGGVSAYYIVVGGLVGFIYKFLTDGLKLFPYEIETQIPGLKNAAIGMDVYPSLLGVGFIVGPKISSYMFVGAIFGWLILTPLITFFGSGVTTAIFPSSVPLGEMSYSEIWANYVRYIGAGAMLGGGVISLIKELPMMITSFRDALKGYGQKATQVLRTDADMDPKWLIVGIVALIIFMALLPQIPVGWLGAVLVAIFGFFFVTVSSRLVGMVGSSSNPVSGMTIATILLTALIMKASGWTGVEGMAASLAVAAVVCTAAASAGDISQDLKASYLLGATPWRQQVAQIIGIAASACVIGFVLILLNEAWGFGSKDLLAPQATLMKMIVEGVFNAQLPWVLIIFGVILSIMLEILQIPILPVAIGLYLPIHLSTPIMVGGLVRGILDNALKKKPEEQEARTETGILYSSGLIAGEALMGLVLALLAYFDVSTALAEGAVMPSWASLVMFALVTCTLVYYAFKKPRNA comes from the coding sequence GTGGAAAAACGTGGTCTTCCTGAAGGAGCTTATGGAGTTAAGCCTGGACAAACGTACGTACCTTATGTCCCCGCAGAGAAGGTCATGCCTGAGTTTACGGTTTACTCCATCGTTTTGGGCGTTATTTTGTCCGTCATTTTTGGTGCAGCTAATGCGTACCTGGGTTTAAAAGTAGGTATGACGATTTCTGCTTCCATCCCGGCAGCTGTGATTTCTATGGCAATTACACGTGGATTGCTGCATAGGAATTCAATACTTGAAAACATGACTGTTGAGAACGTAGCATCTGCGGGAGAGTCGCTTGCTGCTGGAGCTATCTTCACACTTCCAGCACTTTTTATGTGGGGTTTGAACCCGAGTCCATGGGTAATGGGTGCACTCACGTTCATAGGTGGCACTCTGGGCGTCCTGTTTATGGTTCCATTGAGGCGGTATCTAATCGTTGGCCAGCATGGTGTGCTGCCCTATCCTGAAGGTGTAGCCTGTGCAGAAGTGTTGGTGGCTGGTGAAGAGGGCGGTGTCAGCGCTTATTACATTGTTGTAGGCGGCTTAGTAGGCTTCATCTACAAATTCTTGACTGATGGGCTAAAGCTCTTCCCTTACGAAATCGAAACGCAGATCCCTGGCTTGAAAAACGCTGCTATAGGAATGGATGTTTATCCTTCATTGTTAGGTGTGGGTTTCATTGTTGGACCAAAGATTTCTTCTTACATGTTCGTGGGAGCAATATTTGGCTGGCTCATACTAACGCCTTTGATTACGTTCTTTGGAAGTGGTGTAACAACTGCCATATTCCCTAGCAGTGTACCACTCGGTGAGATGTCGTATTCAGAAATCTGGGCTAACTATGTTAGATACATAGGAGCAGGAGCCATGTTGGGTGGCGGTGTTATCAGCTTGATAAAAGAGTTGCCTATGATGATTACCTCGTTTAGGGATGCCCTAAAAGGATATGGGCAGAAAGCAACTCAGGTGCTTAGAACAGATGCGGACATGGATCCCAAGTGGCTCATTGTTGGCATAGTTGCACTAATCATCTTCATGGCATTGTTGCCTCAAATTCCCGTGGGATGGCTCGGTGCGGTTCTGGTCGCGATTTTCGGCTTTTTCTTCGTCACAGTCAGCTCTAGGCTTGTGGGTATGGTGGGTAGCTCATCTAACCCTGTTTCAGGTATGACTATTGCAACAATCTTGTTGACAGCACTCATAATGAAAGCCTCTGGGTGGACCGGAGTTGAGGGCATGGCTGCTTCTTTGGCAGTTGCTGCCGTAGTCTGCACAGCTGCAGCTAGCGCTGGTGACATATCTCAGGACTTAAAAGCCAGCTACTTGCTTGGTGCAACGCCCTGGCGTCAACAGGTAGCACAGATTATAGGAATCGCAGCGTCGGCTTGTGTGATAGGTTTTGTGCTCATTCTGCTAAACGAAGCTTGGGGCTTTGGCAGTAAAGATCTACTAGCACCTCAGGCAACGTTGATGAAGATGATTGTAGAAGGAGTGTTCAATGCACAGCTCCCATGGGTGCTTATCATTTTCGGTGTCATACTCTCAATAATGTTGGAAATCTTACAAATTCCCATTTTACCAGTTGCTATTGGATTGTACTTACCCATACATTTATCTACTCCGATCATGGTTGGTGGACTTGTTAGGGGTATATTGGATAATGCCCTGAAGAAAAAACCTGAAGAACAAGAAGCTAGAACGGAAACCGGTATACTTTACAGCTCTGGTTTAATTGCTGGCGAGGCTTTGATGGGTTTGGTTCTTGCCTTGTTGGCTTACTTTGATGTGAGTACGGCGTTGGCTGAGGGCGCAGTAATGCCTTCTTGGGCTTCTCTAGTTATGTTCGCATTAGTCACATGCACCTTGGTTTACTATGCGTTTAAGAAACCTAGAAACGCTTAG
- a CDS encoding ribonuclease H-like domain-containing protein: protein MTVLSELKFDGFAERCYEVNSDIWTSKVFLDIETLSLVGTPLTVIGLLQGGEKPTATQLFLLKEEGERELLLRFLELTKDAEVVTYNGANFDIPFINQRLLHHGLGQFVPRAHVDLYLTAKRKFQGKLPSLKQSYLEKHLLGIERSDDVPSRFVPQYYQEFLLGGDWECLEKVLRHNYYDITGLANLYLYVEQSLF from the coding sequence ATGACGGTGTTGTCAGAGCTAAAGTTTGACGGATTTGCTGAAAGATGCTACGAAGTCAATAGTGACATTTGGACGTCGAAGGTGTTTCTAGATATTGAGACACTTTCCTTGGTGGGGACACCCTTAACGGTTATTGGCTTACTTCAAGGTGGCGAAAAACCAACAGCTACGCAACTTTTCCTGCTGAAAGAAGAAGGTGAAAGGGAATTACTTTTACGTTTCTTGGAGCTCACAAAGGATGCTGAGGTGGTAACTTACAATGGTGCGAACTTTGATATTCCTTTTATTAATCAAAGGCTTCTTCACCACGGGCTAGGACAGTTTGTCCCAAGAGCTCACGTGGATTTGTATCTCACAGCAAAGCGTAAGTTTCAAGGAAAGCTACCCTCTTTAAAGCAGTCGTATTTGGAGAAACATTTACTTGGCATAGAAAGATCTGACGATGTCCCATCTCGGTTCGTGCCACAATACTACCAAGAGTTCTTGCTTGGTGGGGACTGGGAATGTTTAGAAAAAGTTCTGCGACATAACTACTATGACATCACTGGTTTGGCTAACCTTTATCTGTACGTAGAACAATCTCTATTCTAA
- a CDS encoding 23S rRNA (pseudouridine(1915)-N(3))-methyltransferase RlmH: protein MKVHIVAVGKLKNGYVAEGVKDYYERIKHYIPITMVETKQENPFNMTTKEGFHIVLDAQGKLMTSEEFASFIEDLLTTQSNDVYFYIGGPEGFSEAFKNNAQMRISLSLMTFPHELARLFFLEQLYRALTIIKGEKYHK, encoded by the coding sequence ATGAAAGTTCACATTGTAGCAGTAGGAAAGCTGAAAAACGGGTATGTAGCCGAAGGTGTAAAAGACTACTACGAGCGCATTAAACACTACATACCAATAACTATGGTAGAAACAAAACAAGAAAACCCGTTCAACATGACTACTAAAGAGGGGTTTCATATAGTATTAGACGCCCAAGGTAAGTTAATGACATCGGAAGAGTTTGCTTCTTTCATTGAAGATCTGCTCACCACTCAATCAAATGATGTCTATTTCTATATCGGTGGCCCAGAAGGTTTTTCTGAAGCGTTCAAGAATAATGCACAAATGCGAATTTCGCTGTCTCTTATGACCTTTCCACACGAACTGGCAAGGTTGTTTTTTCTTGAACAGTTATACCGCGCACTAACGATTATCAAAGGAGAGAAATATCATAAATAA
- a CDS encoding metal-sensitive transcriptional regulator, whose translation MDSTKDRVLKNLRRIDGQIRGIESMISEGRSCSEILYQIVAAREALKRVGVEIAKQHICQRTSEGEDMEQEIEKIIKIIASLS comes from the coding sequence TTGGACAGTACAAAAGATCGCGTGCTCAAAAATCTGAGACGTATAGATGGACAAATACGGGGTATCGAATCGATGATTAGTGAAGGAAGAAGCTGTAGCGAAATCTTGTATCAAATTGTCGCTGCCCGCGAAGCTTTGAAAAGGGTGGGAGTGGAAATAGCTAAGCAACACATCTGCCAACGGACTTCTGAAGGCGAAGACATGGAGCAAGAAATTGAAAAGATTATCAAAATCATTGCATCTTTGTCTTAG